The region GAAAGCTGAATACGAAGGAAGCCGCCTCCCGCTAAAGCGAATAGGAGGCGATCATTTCATCCGACACCTCACGCACACCCGGCACGCTTTCAGCGAGAGCGAGGAGCGCCTTATGTTCTTCCGGGGACCCAACGAGACCCCAAAGATTTACGACTCCATTTGTCACGACGATATTGCGCTCGCCGAAGTCGGTCCAGGATTGCTCGGCCAGCCGCGCCAAGATTACTGATCTGATCCCCCGGTCCGCCAGCTGATCATTTTCAGGCTGGGAGGGCGCCGACGCAAGCGCCTGGATGAGATTGGAACGGCTTACGATCCCAACAAGCTTGCCATCCTTGAGAATCGGGACACGCTTGATCCGGTTTTTCTCAAGAATATTCGCAAGTTCGGAGAGCGGCGTGTCTTCATCGGCGGAGATAACGTCTTCCGACATGACTTCCGCCACTTTGCGGCCATGCGATTTCGCATAATCCAAGGCAAGCACGCTTGCGGGCGTGACCGCCTCGAGCCACCATGCCCGATGCTGCTCGGTTCCGATCTTGTCGCGATGAAGCAGATCGGCTTCGCTGAGAATACCTATGACGCGCCGTTCGTCATCAACGACGGGAAGAGCGCTTATGTCGTGATCCACCAGCAGCTTCACAGCTTTCGACACGTCCTCCTCAGGCCCAATCGTCACTATGTCGTGGACCATCACGTCGCTGGCAATCATCGCGAATCCTTTTACAATAAAAAAACCTGCGAACTCTCTTTTGAGTTCTATGGAAAGGCCTAGATTAAGCCGGAGAAAACGAAGAGTGTCGGCATATTAAGTATAGCCCGGTCAGTGTGACGCGAATATTTCATAAAAAAGGCCCGCCGGTTCTCCAGTGGGCCTGTTTGCCTTGAGGCTTCCACGACGGACCAAAGTCTGCCTCAGTCAGCCGCCTTCAGCGCTGCGCGGCCTGCATAGACAGCCAGGTTCCCGAGTTCCTCCTCGATTCTGATCAACTGATTATATTTCGCCAGCCGGTCCGAGCGCGACAGGGATCCGGTTTTGATCTGGCCGCAATTGGTGGCGACGGCAAGATCGCTGATCGTCGAATCTTCCGTCTCGCCGGAACGGTGCGATATGACCGCAGTGTAGCCGGCCCGGTGCGCCATATCGACTGCGGCGAGGGTTTCCGTCAACGTGCCGATCTGGTTGACCTTGACCAGAATTGAGTTTGCGATTCCCTCTTTGATCCCGCGTGACAGACGGGTAACGTTGGTCACGAAAAGATCGTCGCCGACGAGTTGGCATTTGTTGCCGATGAGCGTGGTAAGAATCTTCCACCCTTCCCAATCATCTTCCGACATCGCATCTTCGATCGAGACGATCGGATAGTCGGCGAGCAGCTTCGCCAGATATTGCGCCTGCTCTTGCGGCGCGCGCGTCTTGCCC is a window of Methylocapsa sp. D3K7 DNA encoding:
- a CDS encoding CBS domain-containing protein produces the protein MIASDVMVHDIVTIGPEEDVSKAVKLLVDHDISALPVVDDERRVIGILSEADLLHRDKIGTEQHRAWWLEAVTPASVLALDYAKSHGRKVAEVMSEDVISADEDTPLSELANILEKNRIKRVPILKDGKLVGIVSRSNLIQALASAPSQPENDQLADRGIRSVILARLAEQSWTDFGERNIVVTNGVVNLWGLVGSPEEHKALLALAESVPGVREVSDEMIASYSL